In Coleofasciculus chthonoplastes PCC 7420, the genomic window TGGGAACTCCCCTCTGGGAAATTATCCGGGATGAAACCTCGGTCAATACAATTGCGGGACGTTCGGCTAAAGCGGTTAATCGGTTTGCCCAATTGATTAAGCAGTGTCAAGAGAATACGGAAAACTTAAAAGCGGTAGAAATTATTAAGTTTATCATGGAGGAATCAGGATATACTGATGACCTAAAAAATCAAGGCACAGATGAAGCGGAAAACCGATTGGCAAATATCCATGAACTCTATAATGCTATCGTTCAATTTCAAGAAGAAAATGAAGATACCAGCCTAGAAGGGTTTCTGGCAAATGCGTCGCTGGCGTCTGATTTAGATAATTTGGAAGATGGACAACAAGCGGTGTCCTTAATGACGCTGCACTCGGCTAAAGGATTAGAGTTTCCGGTTGTGTTTCTGGTTGGTTTAGAACAAGGACTTTTTCCCCATAACCGGACGATAGATGACCCGGTTGCTTTAGAAGAAGAACGGCGTCTCTGTTATGTGGGGATTACTCGCGCCCAAGAACAACTCTTTCTTGCCCATGCCCGTGAACGTCGCCTTTATGGGTATCGTGAACCAGCGGTTCGGTCTCAGTTTTTGGATGAGTTACCGGAAGACTTAATTAGTAGTACCTTGGTGAAAGTGAAACAGCAAACGCCTCCTGCCTCAACAGAAAAGTCATCAAAATCCTCTAGTTCAACGGCAAAATCGAAAGAGTGGAAAAAAGGCGATTTACTGCGTCATGACACCTTTGGTATCGGAGAAGTGACCCATGTTTTTGGTTCAGGTAAGAAAGTTAGTATTGCGGTTAAGTTTCCCAGTTTAGGGCAGAAAATTCTTGACCCGAAGCGAACCAATATACAACGAGTGAATTAGTTGGGGAATAGGTAAAAGTCAATGGTAGGGGCGGGTTTAGGGACTAAATTCAGCTCCCCACTGATAACTGAACAACAAAACCCGCCCTTATAAGGCAATAATCCCTAAGCCAAATTTTCATGACAATGATTCTTGTTGTCATTAGCGCGGCTTACCTAATTAGGGCTTGCTGCACAACTCCAAAACCCTTATCTATCAAGGCTTTGAGTAGCATGGACATTGGCTCATCTTCAAGAACATAAGGTAAAACCCTTTCATACCCTTGCACCGCTATCAGGGAAAATGTATCATTGCTCCCCCTGCTCCCCCAGCTTCCCCGGCTTCCCCTGCTCCCTACCCCACTACAAGACTTATTCAGCAACCCCTAATTCGTAGGCGGCGGATGCCAATGTGTCAGCAGCCGCGTAGTTACCCTGCTGATGGAGTAGTTTAGACCAAGTATCCAAAATCTCCCAATCGTGGATTCCTTGAGACTTGAGAGACGCGATCGCCTGGTTAACCTGTTGCTGTATCTGTTGGGTACGGGTTGAATCTGTATTCAAGACTTTTGGGTAATCCAGTTATGGCAAGTGGGAAAAGAGTTGAATTAATAGAGGAGCAGTGCAAAGCAAAGCCACATCAATGACGGTAATGGTTGCGGTGCGAATCCAAGAGGTGTTCATAATGCCCCTTCCTTTAAACCACGATAGGTTTGAGATGAACTATTGCATCCTACGCGATAACGCCTGTGATGATCTAGATGTTTCCATCACAGGATAATTGTGATATTCAGCATAGGATAGTGCGATCGCGTCCTCTGGAAATTGCCGGGAAAATTCAGTCCTGGCTTAGGATTAAGCCGTTGATGACCTTGATTTGTAGCTGAGGAGTTATTGTCATGAAACTTAAAAAAACTTCTCAATCCCTTCTCTGAAGAACATGCCGTTGTGAATGAATGCAAGCGGATCGCCCTTGCAGCAAAACCAAAGGTGTTTCAAGGTAATCGATGCCCTAACGCGATCGCGATCGAACCCGACACCACTAACATTGCCCCCAATAACCCTAAACCTGTCCACTGTTCCGGTGCAACCCATCTGGGGATAAAGCGCGAAGCCATCCAAACTGAACTTAATGTCACCAACGGTGTAAGTGCCAATACCGCACTCACTCGCGAGGCTTGCCAATGTTCCAAAGCTTCTGCAAACGCCCCATACGCAATCAGGGTATTTAATCCACAAAACAGGAGTAAACTCAGGTGTAACGGACTCAAACTGAGAAGGGATTGCGGTGTCGTTAGCGGCGTGAATAATAAAGCACAACCGCCATAAATTACCAGCATTATCGTCGTAGACGGTAATTTATGCAAAAGCTGTTTTTGTGCCAAAGCGTAAATCGCCCAAGTTACAGCAGCTAAGACGATAATCATATTACCCAATAGATAGGTAGAGCGTGAGGTGATTACAACTTGGAATCGATCATGGAAAAATAGAGTAAATCCCAACACCAGAATACCCACACCAATCCATTGACGCAGAGTATAATGTTCTTTGAAAACCACCAAAGCGCCCAAACCAAAAAACATGGGGGCTAACTGAATCAATACTTGGGCATTTGTAGGAGACGTTTGCCCTAACCCTTGCAAAAATAGCAGGTAATTACCTCCTAAAAAAAGAGTCGCGATCGCTAATAGTCCCAGAGACGCTGACCGCAGTTGCTGTAATGACGGAAACTGTTGTCTTGTGGCTAAAAAAAGCGCCAGCAATCCAAAAGCCATAAGAAAACGAAACCAGGTGATTGTATAAACATCCAAAACCTGAAGAGTTATGGTTAGCGCTAGAGGGAGAATCCCCCACATAAATACAGTAATTAAAGATAGCGCTAATCCCAAGCGCCAGCGACCCGAAGTTTGATGGAGTGACATGAATATAAAAAAAGTAAAAAGTCATGTAGAGACGTACTTTTGAAGCGTCTGCCAATTGTAGGGGCGGGTTTAGCCACTCAACTTGAATATCACCGATAACATTTAGAACAAAACCCGCCCTTTCCTAAATTGAAGGTATAGGCTGTAATGCATTTAAATTGGGTATTAGTAGCGAGCAAGATGCAAAGCCTGCGGCATGGCTTCGCTAAAGCCTGCGGCATGGCTTCGCTAAACGCACTACAAGGATCTCGCAATTCTTGACATTATGGTTTAAATGCCGAACAGCTTAGGCTGTAGCTTAACTTAACACAAATAGCACTGAAATAAGCATTTGGGGAGCGCCAAAACCATTTATCTATCGTAGGGTGGGTTTCGACTTCGCTCAACCCACCAGCATACCAGTCAGTGACATTCAACTTAAAACTAATGCCAACCCCAATTCCCAATCCCGATTAAAAGAAATCCGGCATCCAAGGTAATGAGCCAGAAAATAGTGAATTAGCTCTTGACAACGCTGCCGCTGTACTATCCAAATACCCCATCCGTTGCAGTTGCTCAGGTGTAAATAAACTGGTAAACAGAGAAGCCAACGCCCTTACATGCAAACGGAATTCACCAGTGCCTCCGGGTGTGACTTTCCCGCGTCCCTGAGACACACTCAAGATAAAGTTACCGTTATTAGCGGCAAATAAATCATCCTGAACCTGTAAATGTAATTCAGTTTCAATCTCTAAAGGATATCCTCGTTTTTCCAACGCTTTCGGAACATTAAGAATCCGCAGCATCCAACGTTCTTGCTGGCGAATTTGAGCCGTTTGTTCCACTAAGGGTAAAGTTAAACTATCCATCAACGAACTATACCAACGTACTTGCCTCACCTGAGAACGATGATCCGCACAGAATGTCCAAAAACGCCGTGCGGCGGCTGGGGTAAGGAATGCCCAATCTTTAATATTCAGCAATAAGCCCTCAGCGTTTGAAGATTGGGTACAAATTACATAGCCTTCCGGTTGAGATTTGGCACCGATAAGATAAGCATAAATGGACTGATCATTTGGTGCTTCAACCAGATTTTGCCAAATCGCTGAATTTCGATTTAAATTACCGTTGGTTGTTTGCGCCTGTTGAGAATATAAGTCCTGAAAAACCTCATAGTTTACGGGTTTTACCCTGAACATCGGTAAAGTGCGATCGCGCTTTTGAATTGTCTGGGTTGGTATCTGCCAACGACACCGAATCCCTGCTTGTTCATAGCCGACTTTGCGGTAGAGAACTTGAGTAGCGGCGTAGAGAGTGGAAATGGGTACGCCTTGCTGATGAAGTTCTTGGAGTGTGCATTGCATCAGTTTATAAGCTGCCCCTGTACCTCGATACTCTGGGGCAATGCCAACGGCGGCAATTCCTGCCATGGGTATGGACTGACCCCCGTACCATTGTCCCATGGTATAAATGGCTAAACCGCCAACAATCTTTTCCCCTTGACGAATGAGACGGAAATTATCTTGACCGATACGATTCAGGTAAACTTGCCAATTGTTTAGGGAACTACCAAAACATTGCGTCAGTAGTTCGCCAAGTTGTTCAGCTTCGTCTGCGTTGGAGATGCATCCATAATCAAGTTGAGCGCTGATAACCATTTTGCACTCTCATAATACTGTTTGTATGTAATTGTAATACATTATCGAGAATTTCCTTGTCGGTTATGGATGAAAACCCTGTCGGGACGGATTTAGATGCTCTTAAATGGCAGAAAAACCCGCCCTTTGCCGCGTGAAAGCGCTTCTGAGGAGATTAATCAAAAAAAGGTTATCAATGGTGACAATTGTCACAGGACTAGAATAACTTGTGCTAATTTTTTCAGTTCAACGATACCAGATCCAGTCGGCGGCGTTGGTTCACGCGACTTCTTGACTACAGGCAGGATGCGCTGTCAAAAACTTTGGGTTGTAGTATTTCACCCCGAGTTTATCCAATGTGGCGATCGCGCTATCCATGGCTTCCTTAATCCAATCATTTGGATCAGGGGACTTTGCACTGAGTTGGTAATCCGTTACATACGGTTCGCACTCATCGGGCTCATAAGTGCCGGAAGCTCGACAAATACACACGTAGATGGTGTTATCAACATCTGGATTTGGCATCTCAATTCTGATGTAGTGATTCAGATAGAGCAAGGTTGACATGAACATGAGCCTAATCTCTCCGTCTTTGCTAAAGGGATTTACATCTCTTAATTAATATTACTTTTATTTTTATTCAATCCCCATAATTTCGCTTCCGCCAAATTTTTGGATTATTTTGTGTACTTTGGCGGATTGACAAATGTTACACTTTTGTGTAAACACATAGAGTTAATTTTTTTTAGATTACTCAAAAAAAATCAATATATTTTTGATAAACTAATGATTATACAACAAAACTTAATCAAATGCAGTACAGTATACCCACGTTAGCAGATGAGCTAACCATGAACCATGAACCATGAACCATGAACAAATATTGAATTATTTACGACTGATAACTATATAAGTCATCATGTCCCCCTTTCCTTTAACCGGAATTTGCCCTCGCTGCTCAAATAAAAACTTGTCCTTACAGAGTTTGTATGTCATTTCTGTAACCTGAATCTTGTCAGGAATACCATGAGACTCCATGCGGCTAGCGGTATTAACCGCATCTCCCCACAAATCATAAATAAATTTCTTGGTGCCAATTACTCCAGCAATCACAGGACCACTATTGATCCCAATCCGCAGACAGAAATTTTCATCCTGAAATTGGTTAAAGCGAGCAATGGCGATTTGCATATCTAATGCCATTTCGATCATGGTTTCAGCATGGTCTTTGCGAGGAGTGGGAATACCACTGGCGATCATATAAGCATCGCCAATTGTTTTAATCTTCTCTAACCCATGTTTTTCCGTTAATTGATCAAATCGGGAGAAGATCTGATTTAATAAGAAAACCAATTGTGTGGGCGGCATCCGCGCCGAAATATCGGTAAAACCAACAAGATCGGCAAATAAAATCGTCACATCAGCAAAGCGATCGGCAATGAGACAGGTTTCCTGTTTTAATCGCTCGGCAATGGGTTTGGGTAAAATATTTAACAATAAACGATCAGCTTTCTCCTGTTCCCAACGTAATGCCTTCTCAGCTTGCTTGCGTTCGGTAATATCACGGACAAAGGCACAGTTGTATTCCTTGCCGTTAAATTCCAAATAACTAATTCGCACTTCTACGGGGATACGTTTACCCGTTTTGCTGCGATGATGAGATTCAAGACAGAGGGAACCACATTGTTGAATAATCTGCCAATGATCTGACCAACTCTGAGCTGTAAAATTAGCATCAATCTCATGAATTTTCATCGACAGCAAATCATTCAGAGGATACCCCAACAACCGACAAGCGGCATAATTGACATACAATAACTTTCCATTTTGCCCAATCCAGAAAATTGCATCAGCCGCTCGATCAATTGAAAACTGCGTAAATCGTAAGGCGTCATTAACTGTTTCCAGTTGTTCATTCGCCGTTTCCAGTTGGGTTGTACGTTCTGCTAATGCTTGTTGTGCCAAATATTTCTCAGTGATATCATTGAACAACCAGAGGCGACCTTGAATATCTTGACCGTAAGTGGGGAAACTTGAGATACTCAGTACCAATGATTGGGGTTGACTAAATGTCCAAATCCAGTCGTGAATTTCTGCTTCGGGTTGAGAAAAAAGTTGTGCCGCCTGTTTAGCAATCTCTTCCTGATTATCCGCGCTGCTGCGTAAGGTTGCCATCGCCTGAGCGATCGCACTCGGTTCCACGTCTCCCTGTTTTAATCCCAAAAGCTTTGCCCCGGCTGGATTTAGCCAACCTTGTCCGCCACTGATATCAACAAATACGACGCCCTGAGGGATTTCTAAAATGGCATTGTAGCGGGCTTGGAGTTGTTCGAGGCGAAACGTGGTGGTTTGTAGGCGTAGAAGGGTGTGGAGTTCCCCCAGTAGTAAATCCAGGAAATGACGCTGGTATGAGGGTAGGTAAGTTTGGCGATACCAGAGTAATAAGATAGCACCTTGCTCCTGTGTCGTTTGTTCCTTCCGCAGGGGGAGTACCGCTAGAGACTTGGTACCTTTAGCGACAAGCACAGGGGCGGCTTTGGGCGTCGCCGGATAATTCCCATAGAATAGGGTGCGTTTATGGGTTAGGGCTTCAGCAAAGAGTTTCGGGGTTGTCAGTTGATTGGGTAGCGCCGTAGATGGGAAACTGACGAGTGATTGAGCCGTTACCTGATCCAGTTGACGCAGTGCGATCGCGGCGTCGGCTTGGCATAACTCATACAACAAACGGGTAACCTGCTCAATAAGCTGATCTGGAGTATGG contains:
- a CDS encoding DMT family transporter yields the protein MSLHQTSGRWRLGLALSLITVFMWGILPLALTITLQVLDVYTITWFRFLMAFGLLALFLATRQQFPSLQQLRSASLGLLAIATLFLGGNYLLFLQGLGQTSPTNAQVLIQLAPMFFGLGALVVFKEHYTLRQWIGVGILVLGFTLFFHDRFQVVITSRSTYLLGNMIIVLAAVTWAIYALAQKQLLHKLPSTTIMLVIYGGCALLFTPLTTPQSLLSLSPLHLSLLLFCGLNTLIAYGAFAEALEHWQASRVSAVLALTPLVTLSSVWMASRFIPRWVAPEQWTGLGLLGAMLVVSGSIAIALGHRLP
- a CDS encoding GNAT family N-acetyltransferase — protein: MVISAQLDYGCISNADEAEQLGELLTQCFGSSLNNWQVYLNRIGQDNFRLIRQGEKIVGGLAIYTMGQWYGGQSIPMAGIAAVGIAPEYRGTGAAYKLMQCTLQELHQQGVPISTLYAATQVLYRKVGYEQAGIRCRWQIPTQTIQKRDRTLPMFRVKPVNYEVFQDLYSQQAQTTNGNLNRNSAIWQNLVEAPNDQSIYAYLIGAKSQPEGYVICTQSSNAEGLLLNIKDWAFLTPAAARRFWTFCADHRSQVRQVRWYSSLMDSLTLPLVEQTAQIRQQERWMLRILNVPKALEKRGYPLEIETELHLQVQDDLFAANNGNFILSVSQGRGKVTPGGTGEFRLHVRALASLFTSLFTPEQLQRMGYLDSTAAALSRANSLFSGSLPWMPDFF
- a CDS encoding adenylate/guanylate cyclase domain-containing protein, producing MAHPNQLPTFRRFLIGLLLILVGLDTLNPSRISTLSLGSIVFTVIVLFPLPAWVLSLFTATKTGQDKGVEEPRSRGDNGDGANPRSLSVIGLILIVGWLLVSRYAYLCPWLTGVSLAIASGLLVRRFLLEIEWKLAAGSVLAAIAQSDTHTPDQLIEQVTRLLYELCQADAAIALRQLDQVTAQSLVSFPSTALPNQLTTPKLFAEALTHKRTLFYGNYPATPKAAPVLVAKGTKSLAVLPLRKEQTTQEQGAILLLWYRQTYLPSYQRHFLDLLLGELHTLLRLQTTTFRLEQLQARYNAILEIPQGVVFVDISGGQGWLNPAGAKLLGLKQGDVEPSAIAQAMATLRSSADNQEEIAKQAAQLFSQPEAEIHDWIWTFSQPQSLVLSISSFPTYGQDIQGRLWLFNDITEKYLAQQALAERTTQLETANEQLETVNDALRFTQFSIDRAADAIFWIGQNGKLLYVNYAACRLLGYPLNDLLSMKIHEIDANFTAQSWSDHWQIIQQCGSLCLESHHRSKTGKRIPVEVRISYLEFNGKEYNCAFVRDITERKQAEKALRWEQEKADRLLLNILPKPIAERLKQETCLIADRFADVTILFADLVGFTDISARMPPTQLVFLLNQIFSRFDQLTEKHGLEKIKTIGDAYMIASGIPTPRKDHAETMIEMALDMQIAIARFNQFQDENFCLRIGINSGPVIAGVIGTKKFIYDLWGDAVNTASRMESHGIPDKIQVTEMTYKLCKDKFLFEQRGQIPVKGKGDMMTYIVISRK